In Halichondria panicea chromosome 17, odHalPani1.1, whole genome shotgun sequence, a single window of DNA contains:
- the LOC135351405 gene encoding uncharacterized protein LOC135351405: protein MKLNLLIVCSLLFALQKVQCTGSGGSPLPRASAKPVNVDPKLDCAVKELAWDFANQLLTEQPNSQVHYAYDALQLATCNIPPVPKSSKKPLLSENKALKSSNPDITVYVDSNSGDDNNPGTSDKPVKTVYHAVDLYRGQKTKLTDEGMIILAPGDYYLTDTLDLGHDDSHLTIQGDKSKPTLISGGKQYTFQWNQYVKRMEPQMNGINAINGAVLNPGDSSSMATFFGSMNSADDCQNACAQENTCFAYTWHGPSTGAFAKMCYFRADGLWVPTTDQGHISGKKLNIMVADLSKQAPTPFTSLFINGRRAVRARYPDGNPETMGLHTNPTGYVSKADSWMPPQNKGKPEEIHIESPERNGTHFPQFQIGIGGPVSVFDPPESYWGTTHPTGGGGSTYIISTGLVYSTQEGFVNRTWTHPETGVIHAFHCGHWGNWQFAVKGRDNTKREIQFDYGGYQEARGCKRGAEWYVENIFEELDAPGEWFYNETEMKLYLYPNGTLPTNGIGTVLKRLFNVKGSMDLPVSDIAFVNITFAHTQPTYFDSYEVPSGGDWSIHRGGAVFAEGVESLTIHSCRFDSPGGNAIFLSNYMRNTSIKNNEFFLTGDSAIASVGSTQLIDGTNGNQPRGNVIANNVMREIGIFGKQTSAYIQALTAQTTFSNNVFFNGPRAGINFNDGLGGGHNVVRNLGFNMVRETGDHGPFNSWDRQPYLTKVKDGMTPSLQPATTNLTQNFLINNYHSTFPIDHDDGSCYYYDTYNFLIYGGYKNYLGHTKVVKYNLYIYPDAVHSLMLEGVDGFFSKPFCATSNGASLETLPSGWGEVWSNNSCIIGNPNIYEFGSCDPDKSLKGIVPFTSNNQFYAPNKDIYIKCKDKNFSLIEYQSMGYDVGSTVNDVVDTDTIVAWGKKILGMSGSSMKLLDPLIVFSLLFALQKVLCAGSGGSPLPRASAKPVNVDPKLDCAIKELAWDFGNQLLTEQPNSQVHYAYDALQLAACNIPPVPKSSKKPLLSENKVLKNNKADITIYADSNNGDDNNPGTSDKPVKTVYHAVDLYRGQKTKLTDEGMIILAPGDYYLTDTLDLGHDDSHLTMQGDKSEPTLISGGKQYTFQWDQFIHRMEPQMNGINAINGAVLNPGDSSYMATFVSSMNSSDECQKACAQENTCFAYTWHGPSTGAFANMCYFRADGLWVPTTDQGCISGKKLNIMVADLSKQAPIPFTSLFINGRRAVRARYPDGNPETMGLHTNPTGYVSKADSWMPPQNKGKSEEIHIESPERNGTHFPQFQIGIGGPVAVFNPPQSYWGTTHPTGGGGSTYIISTGLVYSAQEGFVNRTWTHPETGVVHAFHCKHWGNWQFAVKGRDNTKREIQFDYGGYQEARGCLTGAEWYVENIFEELDAPGEWFYNETEMKLYLYPNSTLPTSGVGTVLKRLVNVQGSMDSPVYNIAFMNITFAHTQPTYLDLYEVPSGGDWSIHREGAVFAEGVEGLTIHSCRFDSPGGNGIFLSNYIRKTLIKNNEFFFTGDSAIASVGLTQLIDGTNGNQPRGNLIANNVMREIGIFGKQTSAYIQALTAQTTFSNNVFFNGPRAGINFNDGFGGGHNVVHNLGFNMVRETGDHGPFNSWDRQPYLTKVKDGMTPSLQPATTNLTQNFLINNYHSAFPIDHDDGSCYYYDTYNFLIYGGSKSHFGRTKVVKYNLYIYPDAVHSLVEESIGKTIVIPFCAFSHGASIDILGWGEMWSNNSCIIGNPNVYDFVSCDPDKSLKGIVPFTSNNKFYTPNKDIYIKCKNKNFSLAEFQSMGYDIGSTVSDVVDTDTIVAWGKEILGM from the exons ATGAAACTAAATCTACTTATTGTGTGCAGCTTACTCTTTGCCTTGCAAAAGGTGCAGTGTACAGGCTCTGGTGGCTCCCCTCTACCGAGAGCCAGTGCTAAGCCTGTCAATGTGGACCCAAAGCTCGACTGTGCCGTCAAGGAGCTGGCTTGGGACTTTGCCAACCAACTTCTAACTGAACAG CCAAACAGTCAAGTACATTACGCCTACGATGCACTGCAATTAGCAACTTGTAACATTCCACCAGTTCCAAAAAGCTCCAAAAAACCTCTCCTGTCTGAAAATAAAGCTCTGAAAAGTAGCAATCCTGACATTACTGTTTATGTTGACTCTAACAGTGGAGATGACAACAACCCTGGAACTTCTGACAAACCAGTGAAAACTGTTTACCATGCTGTCGACTTGTATCGAGGTCAAAAGACCAAGCTGACAGACGAAGGAATGATTATACTGGCCCCCGGAGATTACTACCTAACTGATACACTTGATCTAGGACATGATGATAGCCACCTTACCATTCAAGGAGATAAATCGAAGCCAACACTCATAAGTGGAGGAAAACAATACACTTTCCAGTGGAACCAATATGTAAAAAGAATGGAACCACAGATGAACGGAATAAATGCTATCAATGGGGCAGTTTTAAATCCAGGTGATAGTAGTTCAATGGCAACATTTTTTGGCAGTATGAACAGTGCTGATGACTGCCAAAACGCGTGTGCCCAGGAAAACACTTGCTTTGCCTACACATGGCATGGGCCTTCAACAGGAGCCTTTGCAAAGATGTGCTACTTCAGAGCTGATGGACTATGGGTACCCACAACAGACCAAGGTCACATCAGTGGCAAGAAACTCAACATAATGGTGGCAGACCTCAGCAAGCAAGCCCCAACTCCTTTCACCTCGTTATTTATAAATGGACGAAGAGCTGTGCGTGCTCGATATCCAGATGGGAACCCAGAAACTATGGGTCTCCACACAAATCCGACTGGCTACGTGTCCAAAGCTGATTCCTGGATGCCACCACAAAATAAAGGCAAACCTGAAGAGATACATATTGAAAGTCCAGAAAGAAATGGAACACATTTCCCACAGTTTCAAATTGGAATTGGTGGGCCTGTATCTGTTTTTGACCCCCCAGAGTCTTACTGGGGTACGACGCATCCCactggagggggtggttcAACATACATCATCTCAACGGGGCTGGTTTACTCTACTCAGGAAGGATTCGTTAATCGCACATGGACACATCCAGAAACGGGAGTAATACATGCGTTTCACTGTGGACACTGGGGAAACTGGCAGTTTGCAGTGAAAGGAAGGGACAACACCAAGCGAGAGATTCAGTTTGACTATGGTGGGTATCAAGAGGCCAGAGGCTGTAAAAGAGGTGCTGAATGGTACGTTGAGAACATTTTTGAAGAGTTGGACGCTCCTGGAGAATGGTTTTACAATGAAACGGAAATGAAACTTTATCTTTATCCAAATGGCACTTTACCTACAAATGGTATAGGAACTGTTCTCAAGAGACTATTCAATGTAAAAGGATCAATGGATTTACCCGTCTCTGATATTGCCTTCGTGAATATTACATTTGCTCACACTCAACCAACGTATTTTGATTCGTACGAGGTTCCCAGCGGAGGAGACTGGTCCATTCACAGAGGAGGGGCTGTGTTTGCAGAAGGTGTCGAGAGTTTAACAATTCACAGCTGTCGATTTGACTCACCTGGTGGAAACGCCATCTTCCTTAGCAACTACATGAGGAACACTAGCATTAAAAATAATGAATTTTTTCTCACAGGTGACAGCGCAATTGCTTCGGTTGGCTCAACACAATTAATCGATGGAACAAATGGCAACCAACCTCGTGGAAATGTTATTGCCAACAATGTGATGCGAGAGATTGGAATATTCGGCAAGCAAACTTCAGCATACATTCAGGCTCTCACTGCTCAAACTACATTCTCTAACAATGTGTTCTTCAATGGACCTCGAGCTGGTATCAATTTTAATGACGGACTCGGAGGAGGTCACAATGTAGTTCGTAACCTGGGTTTCAACATGGTTCGCGAGACTGGCGATCATGGACCATTTAACTCGTGGGACAGACAACCATATCTCACAAAGGTGAAGGATGGAATGACTCCGTCTCTACAACCAGCCACTACTAATCTGACGCAAAACTTTCTCATAAATAACTATCACTCCACTTTCCCAATAGATCATGACGATGGCTCCTGTTACTATTACGACACGTACAATTTCCTCATATATGGAGGCTACAAGAACTACCTTGGACACACAAAAGTAGTCAAGTACAACCTGTATATATATCCTGACGCAGTGCACAGCTTGATGTTAGAAGGTGTTGATGGATTCTTCTCCAAGCCCTTCTGTGCTACTAGCAACGGTGCCTCACTCGAAACTCTCCCGTCCGGCTGGGGTGAGGTGTGGTCTAACAATTCCTGTATCATTGGAAATCCGAACATTTATGAATTTGGAAGTTGCGATCCTGACAAGTCACTAAAAGGAATAGTTCCATTTACATCAAACAACCAGTTTTATGCCCCAAACAAAGACATTTATATCAAATGCAAAGATAAGAACTTTTCGCTGATCGAGTATCAGAGCATGGGCTACGACGTTGGATCCACTGTGAACGATGTGGTGGACACTGACACTATTGTAGCCTGGGGCAAGAAGATCCTAGGCATGT CTGGCAGCAGCATGAAGCTACTAGATCCACTTATCGTGTTCAGCTTACTCTTTGCCTTGCAAAAGGTGCTGTGTGCAGGCTCTGGTGGCTCCCCTCTACCGAGAGCCAGTGCTAAGCCTGTCAATGTGGACCCAAAGCTTGACTGTGCCATCAAGGAGCTAGCTTGGGACTTTGGCAACCAACTTCTGACTGAACAG CCAAACAGTCAAGTACATTATGCCTACGATGCACTGCAATTAGCAGCTTGTAACATTCCACCAGTTCCAAAGAGCTCCAAAAAACCTCTCCTGTCTGAAAATAAAGTTCTAAAAAATAACAAGGCTGACATAACTATTTATGCTGACTCTAACAATGGAGATGACAACAACCCTGGAACTTCTGACAAACCAGTGAAAACTGTTTACCATGCTGTCGACTTGTATCGAGGTCAAAAGACCAAGCTGACAGACGAAGGAATGATTATACTGGCCCCCGGAGATTACTACCTAACTGATACACTTGATCTAGGACATGATGATAGCCACCTTACCATGCAAGGAGATAAATCGGAGCCAACACTCATAAGTGGAGGAAAACAATACACTTTTCAGTGGGACCAATTCATACACAGAATGGAACCACAGATGAACGGAATAAATGCTATCAATGGGGCAGTATTAAATCCGGGTGACAGTAGTTACATGGCAACATTTGTTAGCAGTATGAACAGTTCTGACGAGTGCCAGAAAGCGTGTGCCCAGGAAAACACTTGCTTTGCCTACACATGGCATGGGCCTTCAACAGGAGCCTTTGCTAACATGTGCTACTTCAGAGCTGATGGACTATGGGTACCTACAACAGATCAAGGTTGTATCAGTGGCAAGAAACTCAACATAATGGTGGCAGACCTCAGCAAGCAAGCCCCGATTCCTTTCACCTCGTTATTCATAAATGGACGAAGAGCTGTGCGTGCTCGATATCCTGATGGCAACCCAGAAACCATGGGTCTCCACACGAACCCGACTGGCTACGTATCCAAAGCTGATTCCTGGATGCCACCACAAAACAAAGGGAAATCTGAAGAGATACATATTGAGAGTCCAGAAAGAAATGGAACACATTTCCCACAGTTTCAGATCGGGATTGGTGGGCCCGTGGCTGTTTTTAATCCCCCACAATCTTACTGGGGTACAACGCATCCTactggagggggtggttcAACATACATTATCTCAACGGGGCTGGTTTATTCTGCTCAGGAAGGATTCGTTAATCGCACATGGACACATCCAGAAACAGGAGTAGTTCATGCGTTTCACTGTAAACATTGGGGAAACTGGCAGTTTGCAGTGAAAGGAAGAGACAACACCAAGCGAGAGATTCAGTTTGACTATGGTGGCTATCAAGAGGCCAGAGGATGTTTAACAGGTGCTGAATGGTATGTGGAAAACATTTTCGAAGAGTTAGACGCTCCTGGAGAATGGTTTTACAATGAAACGGAAATGAAACTCTACCTTTATCCAAACAGCACTTTGCCTACTAGTGGTGTCGGAACTGTACTCAAGAGGCTAGTCAATGTACAAGGATCAATGGACTCGCCCGTTTACAACATTGCTTTTATGAACATTACATTTGCTCACACTCAACCCACGTATTTAGATTTGTACGAGGTTCCCAGCGGAGGAGACTGGTCCATTCACAGAGAAGGGGCTGTGTTTGCAGAAGGTGTTGAGGGTCTAACAATTCACAGCTGTCGGTTTGACTCACCTGGTGGAAATGGCATTTTTCTTAGCAATTACATAAGAAAGACTCTCATAAAAAATAATGAATTCTTTTTCACGGGTGACAGCGCAATTGCTTCGGTTGGCTTAACACAATTAATCGATGGAACAAATGGCAACCAACCCCGTGGAAATCTTATTGCCAACAATGTGATGCGAGAGATTGGAATATTCGGCAAGCAAACTTCAGCATACATTCAGGCTCTCACTGCTCAAACTACTTTCTCTAACAATGTGTTCTTCAATGGACCTCGAGctggtattaattttaatgatgGATTTGGAGGAGGTCACAATGTAGTTCATAACCTGGGTTTCAACATGGTTCGCGAGACTGGCGATCATGGACCATTTAACTCGTGGGACAGACAACCATATCTCACAAAGGTGAAGGATGGAATGACTCCGTCTCTACAACCAGCCACTACTAATCTGACACAGAACTTTCTCATAAATAACTATCACTCTGCTTTCCCAATAGACCATGACGATGGCTCTTGCTACTATTACGACACGTACAATTTTCTcatttatggaggttccaaaAGCCACTTTGGACGCACAAAAGTGGTCAAGTACAACTTATATATCTATCCTGATGCGGTGCACAGCTTAGTGGAGGAAAGTATTGGAAAAACTATAGTTATTCCCTTCTGTGCTTTTAGTCACGGTGCCTCAATTGATATTCTTGGCTGGGGTGAGATGTGGTCTAACAATTCCTGCATCATTGGAAATCCGAACGTTTATGATTTCGTAAGTTGCGATCCTGACAAGTCACTAAAAGGAATAGTTCCATTTACATCAAACAACAAGTTTTACACCCCAAACAAAGACATTTATATCAAGTGTAAAAACAAAAACTTCTCGCTGGCCGAGTTTCAGAGCATGGGCtatgacattggatccactgTGAGCGATGTGGTGGACACTGACACTATTGTAGCCTGGGGCAAAGAGATCCTGGGCATGTGA
- the LOC135350736 gene encoding uncharacterized protein LOC135350736 — MIILAPGDYYLTDTLDLGHDDSHLTIQGDKSKPTLISGGKQYTFQWNQYVHRMEPQMNGINAINGAVLNPGDSSYMATFVSSMNSSDECQEACAQENTCFAYTWHGPSTGAFANMCYFRADGLWVPTTDQGCISGKKLNIMVADLSKQAPIPFTSLFINGRRAVRARYPDGNPETMGLHTNPTGYVSKADSWMPPQNKGKSEEIHIESPERNGTHFPQFQIGIGGPVAVFNPPQSYWGTTHPTGGGGSIYIISTGLVYSAQEGFINRTWTHPETGVVHAFHCKHWGNWQFAVKGRDNTKREIQFNYGGYQEARGCLTGAEWYVENIFEELDAPGEWFYNETEMKLYLYPNSTLPTSGVGTVLKRLFNVQGSMDSPVYNIAFMNITFAHTQLTYLDLYEVPSGGDWSIHRGGAVFAEGVEGLTIHSCRFDSPGGNGIFLSNYMRNTSIKNNEFFLTGDSAIASVGSTQLIDGTNGNQPRGNVIANNVMREIGIFGKQTSAYIQALTAQTTFSNNVFFNGPRAGINFNDGFGGGHNVVHNLGFNMVRETGDHGPFNSWDRQPYLTKVKDGMTPSLQPATTNLTQNFLINNYHSTFPIDHDDGSCYYYDTYNFLIYGGSKSHFGRTKVVKYNLYIYPDAVHSLVKESIGKTIFCALSNGASIDILGWGEMWSNNSCIIGNPNVYDFVSCDPDKSLKGIVPFTSNNKFYTPNKDIYIKCKNKNFSLAEFQSMGYDIGSTVSNVVDTDTIVAWGKEILGM; from the coding sequence ATGATTATACTGGCCCCCGGAGATTACTACCTAACTGATACACTTGATCTAGGACATGATGATAGCCACCTTACCATTCAAGGAGATAAATCGAAGCCAACACTCATAAGTGGAGGAAAACAATACACTTTCCAGTGGAACCAATATGTACACAGAATGGAACCACAGATGAACGGAATAAATGCTATCAATGGGGCAGTATTAAATCCGGGTGACAGTAGTTACATGGCAACATTTGTTAGCAGTATGAACAGTTCTGACGAGTGCCAGGAAGCGTGTGCCCAGGAAAACACTTGCTTTGCCTACACATGGCATGGGCCTTCAACAGGAGCCTTTGCTAACATGTGCTACTTCAGAGCTGATGGACTATGGGTACCTACAACAGATCAAGGTTGTATCAGTGGCAAGAAACTCAACATAATGGTGGCAGACCTCAGCAAGCAAGCCCCGATTCCTTTCACCTCGTTATTCATAAATGGACGAAGAGCTGTGCGTGCTCGATATCCTGATGGCAACCCAGAAACCATGGGTCTCCACACGAACCCGACTGGCTACGTATCCAAAGCTGATTCCTGGATGCCACCACAAAACAAAGGGAAATCTGAAGAGATACATATTGAAAGTCCAGAAAGAAATGGAACACATTTCCCACAGTTTCAGATCGGGATTGGTGGGCCCGTGGCTGTTTTTAATCCCCCACAATCTTACTGGGGTACAACGCATCCTactggagggggtggttcAATATACATCATCTCAACAGGGCTGGTTTATTCTGCTCAGGAAGGATTCATTAATCGCACATGGACACATCCAGAAACAGGAGTAGTTCATGCGTTTCACTGTAAACATTGGGGAAACTGGCAGTTTGCAGTGAAGGGAAGAGACAACACCAAGCGAGAGATTCAGTTTAACTATGGTGGTTATCAAGAGGCCAGAGGATGTTTAACAGGTGCTGAATGGTATGTGGAAAACATTTTCGAAGAGTTAGACGCTCCTGGAGAATGGTTTTACAATGAAACGGAAATGAAACTCTACCTTTATCCAAACAGCACTTTGCCTACTAGTGGTGTCGGAACTGTACTCAAGAGGCTATTCAATGTACAAGGATCAATGGACTCGCCCGTTTACAACATTGCTTTTATGAACATTACATTTGCTCACACTCAACTGACGTATTTAGATTTGTACGAGGTTCCCAGCGGAGGAGACTGGTCCATTCACAGAGGAGGGGCTGTGTTTGCAGAAGGTGTTGAGGGTCTAACAATTCACAGCTGTCGGTTTGACTCACCTGGTGGAAATGGCATTTTTCTTAGCAACTACATGAGGAACACTAGCATTAAAAATAATGAATTTTTTCTCACAGGTGACAGCGCAATTGCTTCGGTTGGCTCAACACAATTAATCGATGGAACAAATGGCAACCAACCTCGTGGAAATGTTATTGCCAACAATGTGATGCGAGAGATTGGAATATTCGGCAAGCAAACTTCAGCATACATTCAGGCTCTCACCGCTCAAACTACTTTCTCTAACAATGTGTTCTTCAATGGACCTCGAGctggtattaattttaatgatgGATTTGGAGGAGGTCACAATGTAGTTCATAACCTGGGTTTCAACATGGTTCGCGAGACTGGCGATCATGGACCATTTAACTCGTGGGACAGACAACCATATCTCACAAAGGTGAAGGATGGAATGACTCCGTCTCTACAACCAGCCACTACTAATCTGACACAGAACTTTCTCATAAATAACTATCACTCCACTTTCCCAATAGATCATGACGATGGCTCTTGCTACTATTACGACACATACAATTTTCTcatttatggaggttccaaaAGCCACTTTGGACGCACAAAAGTGGTCAAGTACAACTTATATATTTATCCTGATGCGGTGCACAGCTTAGTGAAGGAAAGTATTGGAAAAACTATCTTCTGTGCTTTAAGTAACGGTGCCTCAATTGATATTCTTGGCTGGGGTGAGATGTGGTCTAACAATTCCTGCATCATTGGAAATCCGAACGTTTATGATTTCGTAAGTTGCGATCCTGACAAGTCACTAAAAGGAATAGTTCCATTTACATCAAACAACAAGTTTTACACCCCAAACAAAGACATTTATATCAAGTGTAAAAACAAAAACTTCTCGCTGGCCGAGTTTCAGAGCATGGGCtatgacattggatccactgTGAGCAATGTGGTGGACACTGACACTATTGTAGCCTGGGGCAAAGAGATCCTGGGCATGTGA
- the LOC135350745 gene encoding chromobox protein homolog 5-like isoform X2, whose translation MDSSKRQRPEKGYYSYLHNISSADMDLSSMREARDVRTTLSCKSDDSLPEGVFLVERIIHHRLTKGKTEYLVKWAGYSLEQSSWVAKEDVTISTIQ comes from the exons ATGGACTCGTCAAAGAGGCAACGACCTGAGAAAGGATACTATTCCTACCTCCATAATATAAGCTCGGCTGACATGGACTTATCTAGCATGCGGGAAGCACGAGATGTGAGAACCACTCTGAGCTGTAAGTCTGATGACAGTCTGCCAGAAGGGGTCTTCCTTGTTGAGAGGATAATTCATCATCGACTAACTAAG GGGAAAACGGAGTATTTGGTAAAGTGGGCTGGTTACTCATTGGAACAGTCTTCATGGGTCGCTAAGGAAGATGTGACTATCTCTACTATCCAGTAA
- the LOC135350745 gene encoding uncharacterized protein LOC135350745 isoform X1, with protein sequence MDSSKRQRPEKGYYSYLHNISSADMDLSSMREARDVRTTLSCKSDDSLPEGVFLVERIIHHRLTKGKTEYLVKWAGYSLEQSSWVAKEDVTISTIQSYNTPQAPHTELISDATRRFVLSIQCSLNLGTVKSCNLTIDFRLDVFRYLFKDRGTQMTRGKLQLQQTDFNDEYFIGSWYILYDRYGNGCTVDFPIVVCPRIKYGPKTYRNSNGEMLESPRLLSEIVCVNLVKKRC encoded by the exons ATGGACTCGTCAAAGAGGCAACGACCTGAGAAAGGATACTATTCCTACCTCCATAATATAAGCTCGGCTGACATGGACTTATCTAGCATGCGGGAAGCACGAGATGTGAGAACCACTCTGAGCTGTAAGTCTGATGACAGTCTGCCAGAAGGGGTCTTCCTTGTTGAGAGGATAATTCATCATCGACTAACTAAG GGGAAAACGGAGTATTTGGTAAAGTGGGCTGGTTACTCATTGGAACAGTCTTCATGGGTCGCTAAGGAAGATGTGACTATCTCTACTATCCA ATCATACAATACACCACAAGCACCACATACCGAGCTTATAAGCGACGCAACAAGAAGATTTGTTCTGTCCATTCAATGTAGTTTAAATTTAGGTACTGTAAAATCCTGTAATTTAACTATAGATTTCCGGCTAGATGTATTTCGTTACCTATTTAAAGATCGAGGAACCCAAATGACCCGCGGAAAGCTCCAACTTCAACAAACTGATTTTAACGATGAATATTTTATAGGTAGTTGGTATATTTTGTATGATAGATATGGCAATGGCTGCACAGTAGATTTTCCTATTGTAGTATGTCCTAGAATTAAGTATGGACCGAAAACATATAGAAATAGCAATGGTGAAATGTTAGAGTCACCTAGACTACTATCTGAAATTGTATGTGTAAATCTGGTGAAAAAACGTTGTTGA
- the LOC135350741 gene encoding uncharacterized protein LOC135350741 has protein sequence MAVNKQSRRAESLSITISNSAKKYSDFSHTEPQVQPNFSLSIPIELLHHWYMNKKAEETFISLVNSMVTIVKLAQSDRLEKRLAEQASKVARRIRGLKGRRRYAVLAGEYNLFVLDGEAESYSEIEQQLSTESPQPTTIPETSRPTTAHINKGKKVHEVSPRQVKRKLAHCKSSAEQALWFCESFGLQPESLELRKQTGSPIKFNFLSSPSHKPQHQTPALSPNDSARVQQALYVLDRFAVSDEAYHELSVASDLPPLYRIKDARLSINNSLDIRHLEGPYPGAYRPPKAAIQEELAKIVHSGKAITQPVKVKLSGDGARFTRSSNIILLSFAFPEIQDNVLSGMGKLNNKNIKRESGENIFILTFIQAIILLLA, from the exons ATGGCAGTAAACAAGCAGTCCAGAAGAGCAGAGAGCCTGTCCATCACCATCTCAAATTCAGCAAAGAAGTACTCTGACTTCAGCCACACAGAACCACAAGTACAGCCAaacttctctctctctattccTATCGAGTTGCTGCATCATTGGTACATGAACAAGAAGGCAGAAGAGACATTCATTAGCTTAGTTAATAGCATGGTAACAATAGTTAAACTAGCACAAAGCGATCGTCTGGAGAAAAGGCTTGCAGAACAAGCTAGCAAGGTAGCAAGAAGGATACGGGGGCTAAAAGGAAGAAGGAGGTATGCCGTACTTGCTGGAGAATACAACCTCTTCGTGCTTGATGGAGAAGCAGAATCGTATTCTGAAATTGAGCAGCAACTATCCACTGAATCTCCACAGCCAACAACAATCCCCGAAACAAGTAGACCTACCACAGCACACATCAACAAAGGCAAAAAAGTTCACGAGGTATCACCACGACAGGTAAAACGAAAGCTAGCACACTGTAAGAGCTCTGCAGAGCAAGCGCTTTGGTTTTGTGAATCATTCGGTCTTCAGCCAGAATCTTTAGAGCTACGCAAACAGACAGGATCTCCCATCAAATTCAATTTTTTATCTAGCCCATCTCACAAGCCACAACATCAAACGCCAGCTCTTTCACCAAACGATTCTGCGAGGGTACAGCAAGCTCTTTATGTACTTGACAGGTTTGCTGTGAGTGACGAAGCTTATCATGAATTGAGCGTCGCATCTGATTTACCACCACTGTACCGAATCAAGGATGCTCGCCTCTCAATTAACAACTCTCTCGACATCCGACATCTCGAAGGTCCTTATCCTGGTGCTTATAGACCACCGAAAGCTGCAATCCAGGAAGAGCTAGCTAAGATC GTTCATTCAGGGAAAGCTATCACCCAACCAGTAAAAGTAAAACTCAGTGGTGACGGAGCCAGATTCACAAGATCATCCAATATCATACTTCTCTCATTTGCATTTCCAGAAATTCAAGACAATGTTTTATCAGGCATGGGTAAGCTTAACAATAAAAATATTAAACGAGAAAGTGGTGAAAATATTTTTATATTGACATTCATACAGGCAATCATACTTTTGCTGGCCTAA
- the LOC135350742 gene encoding uncharacterized protein LOC135350742, whose translation MGLNKATSMYACVWCTIKKDERWDMSKDRADYTVTNARTLSSLQAKGALPSSKPASVRLGSITTPLLNIEPDHIIPDELHLLLRIADVLTRNLILEIVASAKQDRQGNAHILTHLQTLQTIVKDCGITFRVWEARGPDGKASGHYEWTSLQGNDTKKFLERLPVRFADLLKEEIQAKMAQLWTEFLSVYKMVSSWTPPPSEVVEQKAKDWIRLFLSLKHKCQGFQEKNITPYMHTLVFHFPYFISKYGNVKMFSGQGVEKNNDDAKRHYFSSNLHDPVGEVLKAEARIDETSQFKRKKRKYIRKTPLDLVDMNKQPRLDSES comes from the exons ATGGGCCTCAACAAAGCAACCTCTATGTACGCTTGTGTCTGGTGTACCATCAAGAAGGATGAAag GTGGGATATGTCAAAGGATAGGGCTGACTACACCGTAACAAATGCAAGAACATTGAGTTCCCTACAAGCAAAAGGCGCACTTCCCAGCAGTAAACCAGCAAGTGTACGACTAGGATCAATTACAACACCACTACTGAACATAGAGCCAGACCATATAATACCCGATGAGCTACACCTACTCCTACGTATAGCTGACGTTTTAACAAGAAATCTCATTCTAGAGATAGTGGCATCTGCTAAACAAGACAGACAAGGAAACGCACATATACTCACTCACCTACAAACACTACAGACGATCGTTAAAGACTGTGGTATCACGTTCAGGGTATGGGAAGCAAGGGGTCCAGATGGCAAAGCTTCTGGACATTACGAATGGACATCACTGCAGGGGAACGACACCAAGAAGTTTCTGGAACGTCTCCCAGTGAGGTTTGCTGACCTACTGAAGGAAGAAATTCAAGCTAAAATGGCCCAACTTTGGACA GAATTTCTCTCTGTGTATAAGATGGTTTCTAGCTGGACTCCACCTCCCAGTGAAGTGGTTGAGCAAAAG GCGAAAGACTGGATAAGGCTTTTCTTGAGCTTGAAGCACAAGTGTCAAGGGTTTCAGGAAAAGAATATTACGCCCTAtatgcacacactggtctTTCACTTCCCTTACTTTATTTCAAAATACGGAAATGTCAAGATGTTTAGTGGACAAG GGGTGGagaaaaataatgatgacgCCAAGAGACACTACTTCTCCAGTAATCTGCATGACCCAGTGGGGGAGGTTCTGAAAGCTGAAGCGAGAATAGACGAGACATCACAATTTAAGCGAAAGAAACGAAAGTACATACGAAAAACTCCATTAGATTTAGTAGACATGAACAAACAGCCACGACTTGACTCTGAATCATGA